In Silene latifolia isolate original U9 population chromosome X, ASM4854445v1, whole genome shotgun sequence, the following proteins share a genomic window:
- the LOC141617208 gene encoding uncharacterized protein LOC141617208, whose amino-acid sequence MKEFNQALLAKIGSRMITQPDSILSKSIGAKYGLRWRDGDLLFNDGKSNSSWGWKGIVWGLQLIKPLLSWNISPLSDLSVWNTKWVNGMVPKTLCSGLLTDSPNLNILAIPVQCSEGSGNFFWSASSSGNYSVKIGYHIALKNSWNTSATPKDLSRGFLKRGFDGPFTCVLCDSQETETPDHLFRDCSFASRVWAGSVLGIRAQSGDNLNIQSWVCNWLSVLFKADNKQEACLSFLCTIWTIWVTRCRRVFDDSKCSPIGAILLYQDSLKLTLCAEDRKSGSLTFQTSLEEDLANLRNGVLFPLIQGSLNFYQSHIYVDAAWSKELIAGLGGYIMVDNEVLSEFCIKGSAENAEQAEALAIREALNWALSRNILHITIFSDCLQVLAQVLKFYQLKHWIRNTVEDITKVAANFHCVSFAYVPRICNKAAHRLAKRDTKL is encoded by the exons ATGAAAGAGTTTAACCAAGCTCTCTTAGCAAAGATTGGATCGAGAATGATCACCCAGCCAGATTCTATTCTTAGTAAGTCTATTGGAGCTAAATATGGCTTAAGGTGGCGTGATGGCGATCTGCTTTTTAATGATGGCAAGAGTAATTCTTCGTGGGGATGGAAAGGTATCGTTTGGGGCCTTCAACTCATTAAACCTCTTTTATCTTGGAACATCTCTCCACTTTCTGATCTTAGTGTTTGGAATACTAAATGGGTTAATGGAATGGTGCCAAAAACTCTATGTTCAGGGCTTCTTACTGATTCCCCTAATTTGA ACATTCTTGCTATCCCGGTTCAATGCTCTGAAGGCAGTGGCAATTTTTTCTGGTCGGCTTCGTCATCTGGAAATTACTCAGTTAAGATTGGTTATCACATTGCACTAAAAAACTCATGGAATACTTCAGCTACTCCGAAGGACCTTTCAAGA GGTTTCTTAAAGAGGGGTTTTGATGGCCCCTTTACCTGTGTGCTTTGTGATTCACAAGAAACGGAAACGCCTGATCACCTTTTTCGTGATTGTTCATTTGCTAGTAGAGTTTGGGCTGGAAGTGTTCTGGGGATTCGGGCTCAATCAGGGGATAATTTGAACATCCAGTCTTGGGTATGTAATTGGCTTTCTGTTCTTTTTAAGGCTGATAATAAACAAGAGGCTTGTCTCTCCTTCTTGTGTACTATCTGGACTATCTGGGTGACAAGGTGCAGAAGGGTCTTTGATGATTCAAAGTGTTCCCCTATTGGTGCTATCTTACTTTATCAAGATTCTCTTAAATTGACTCTTTGTGCGGAGGATAGGAAATCGGGGTCCTTAACTTTCCAAACATCTTTGGAGGAAGACTTGGCAAACCTTAGGAATGGAGTTCTCTTTCCTTTGATCCAGGGTTCTCTGAATTTCTATCAGTCTCATATTTATGTGGATGCGGCGTGGTCTAAAGAGCTTATTGCTGGTTTGGGTGGATATATCATGGTTGATAATGAGGTTTTGTCTGAATTCTGTATCAAAGGAAGTGCTGAGAATGCTGAGCAAGCGGAAGCTTTGGCAATTAGGGAGGCCTTGAATTGGGCGCTCTCTCGCAATATCCTTCATATTACCATTTTCTCTGATTGTTTACAGGTTCTTGCTCAAGTCCTAAAGTTTTATCAACTCAAACATTGGATTAGGAATACCGTTGAAGATATCACTAAAGTTGCAGCAAACTTTCACTGCGTTTCTTTTGCTTATGTTCCTAGAATTTGTAATAAAGCCGCTCATAGGCTAGCTAAGCGTGATACTAAATTGTAG